The Musa acuminata AAA Group cultivar baxijiao chromosome BXJ1-3, Cavendish_Baxijiao_AAA, whole genome shotgun sequence genome window below encodes:
- the LOC135633675 gene encoding nuclear matrix constituent protein 1-like isoform X1 — MLAPQKKGLFLSPRAVAARRNGPAQSSFGNWGGVVPGTRKGREVVAGNAIPQPEELPLCGDGEDREKEQSEAQVWRRFREAGFLDEAVLQRRDREALVRRISELEKELYQYQYHMGLLLIEKKEWAVKYDKLRQEMSEAAQLQKCMQAAHIVAVAEFEKSEGNLRRAMGFQRQSIIHLEKALNDMHAEIAEVKLDSQKKLSEAHTLEATIEEKCLEIKEKQHSLDARLAKVSQKSSEVDRRLEDVEAREHELFKQTSSFIAEKKAFEKDLSRQRENLRAWEQQLQDNQKKLGKWHSTENQREMETNERDNTFRKKEKELEEARKTLEISNELIKLKEEDMCMRIGALDAKEKEALLKQEFLEKKENELLAIEEQLNNKERVEIQKITDFHNSILESQKDEFELETEKTKRAVNEQLQGRIEEVAHKEIILENRERELFKKEQLLEREIGNLKNREKENDIMLSAVKVSIENEKEEMRQGRGKLEKEWELLGERRLSLEEGLKQLFDEKERFDQWRCTEEERLRKENPEVSIHAQMDLEDSISDEEAFKDKTTHQKMDVLEVFNSENAHVVYEIMQRIPEKVKETLLEKEDNSNRRSNIVLNNCKILSSLDESNILKLKEQEDQLKSEKQLLVLGKKSEAGQSTSGTLSRNNKDQVVEPAEEGDYLPASAEQLKACRYCGFEDGGDTALSGGSVEVSDQGTCPGSVKLEARIPCMQRCSRLLNFSPGKKATEHSEKSVCLDGEPLEHEDNLEPGPLPGDVNAFQWAQSAGGVQYNAEPERSNNDDDATKRDSQIADRSADILIFELNDRARDLEEPTLHSVDEQKYREGCSIHPELNSLLWPLKQKQSGCSVRRKSILVKKSRSVNALVEDANLEEASQIKHSEQSTCRAQCLIKDKCLEEKYSLNDDEVTVCSKKRCLDLKYGMMSLEGECAEAHTEDVSSLGCCFQMENIPGTEIPGLKRYNLRHSTISFSVRAVAASQALACRTKQKRKGVLELSLENKVLKVARRDGEGAESHASASETLRSDIRNS; from the exons ATGCTTGCACCGCAGAAGAAGGGTTTGTTTCTTTCGCCCAGGGCTGTCGCAGCGCGGAGGAATGGGCCTGCGCAATCAAGTTTTGGTAATTGGGGCGGCGTGGTACCTGGCACGAGGAAAGGAAGGGAGGTGGTGGCCGGGAACGCGATTCCTCAACCGGAGGAGCTTCCTTTATGTGGTGATGGCGAGGATCGTGAGAAAGAACAGAGCGAGGCGCAGGTGTGGAGGCGGTTTAGAGAAGCGGGGTTTCTTGATGAGGCGGTGTTGCAGAGGAGGGACAGAGAAGCACTCGTTCGAAGAATATCCGAGCTTGAGAAAGAG CTTTATCAGTACCAGTATCATATGGGGCTCCTTTTGATAGAGAAGAAGGAATGGGCTGTTAAATATGATAAGTTAAGGCAAGAAATGTCTGAGGCAGCACAACTTCAAAAGTGTATGCAAGCAGCACACATTGTTGCTGTTGCTGAATTTGAAAAGAGTGAGGGAAATTTGAGGCGGGCTATGGGCTTTCAGAGGCAGTCCATCATTCAT CTTGAGAAGGCTTTGAATGATATGCATGCTGAAATTGCTGAGGTTAAATTGGATTCCCAGAAGAAACTGTCTGAAGCACATACTCTTGAGGCCACTATCGAAGAGAAATGCCTGGAGATCAAAGAAAAGCAACATTCTTTGGATGCTAGATTGGCAAAAGTGAGCCAGAAAAGTTCAGAGGTAGATAGAAGATTAGAGGATGTGGAGGCTCGTGAGCATGAACTTTTTAAACAAACCTCATCCTTTATTGCTGA GAAAAAAGCATTTGAGAAGGATCTTTCTCGACAAAGAGAGAACTTGCGGGCTTGGGAACAGCAGCTGCAGGACAATCAGAAGAAGCTTGGCAAGTGGCATAGCACTGAAAACCAGAGAGAGATGGAGACAAATGAGAGAGACAACACCTttaggaagaaagaaaaggaacttGAGGAGGCACGGAAAACCTTGGAGATCTCCAATGAATTGATTAAATTGAAAGAAGAGGATATGTGCATGAGAATTGGAGCTTTAGATGCTAAAGAAAAA GAAGCTCTTCTAAAGCAAGAGTTTCTAGAGAAGAAAGAGAATGAGTTACTTGCCATTGAAGAACAGCTAAACAATAAGGAAAGA GTGGAGATCCAGAAAATCACTGATTTCCATAATTCCATCCTAGAGTCTCAAAAAGACGAGTTTGAGTTGGAGACAGAGAAGACGAAAAGAGCTGTTAATGAACAACTGCAAGGGAGAATTGAAGAGGTGGCACATAAGGAAATTATACTtgagaacagagagagagagcttttcaAGAAAGAACAACTTTTGGAGAGAGAAATtgggaacttgaagaacagagagaAAGAAAATGATATAATGTTGAGTGCCGTGAAAGTATCAATtgaaaatgaaaaagaagaaatgagacAAGGAAGGGGCAAACTTGAGAAAGAGTGGGAATTGTTAGGTGAGAGAAGATTGTCACTAGAAGAAGGTTTGAAGCAGCTCTTTgatgaaaaagaaagatttgatCAATGGAGATGCACTGAAGAGGAAAGACTGAGAAAGGAGAATCCGGAGGTGAGCATTCATGCCCAGATGGATTTAGAGGATTCTATATCGGATGAAGAGGCCTTCAAGGATAAAACAACACATCAGAAGATGGATGTTCTTGAAGTATTCAACAGTGAAAATGCTCATGTTGTTTATGAAATTATGCAGAGAATCCCAGAGAAAGTTAAGGAAACATTGCTTGAAAAGGAGGATAATTCTAACAGGAGAAGCAACATTGTTCTAAACAATTGCAAGATTTTGAGCAGTTTAGATGAATCAAATATTCTGAAGTTGAAAGAGCAGGAGGATCAGTTAAAAAGTGAGAAACAGCTTTTAGTTCTTGGAAAGAAAAGTGAAGCTGGCCAATCTACATCAGGAACCCTAAGCCGGAACAATAAGGACCAAGTGGTAGAACCTGCAGAGGAGGGTGACTATTTGCCTGCATCAGCTGAGCAGCTTAAGGCTTGCAGGTACTGTGGATTTGAGGATGGAGGGGACACAGCATTGTCAGGTGGAAGTGTTGAAGTAtctgatcagggaacttgccctgGATCTGTCAAACTGGAAGCACGAATACCATGTATGCAAAGATGTTCGAGATTGTTGAATTTTTCTCCTGGTAAAAAAGCTACAGAACACAGTGAAAAGTCTGTTTGTCTTGATGGAGAACCTTTAGAGCATGAAGACAATCTTGAGCCTGGGCCACTGCCTGGAGATGTTAATGCTTTCCAGTGGGCTCAGTCTGCCGGTGGAGTCCAGTACAATGCAGAACCAGAAAGAtcaaacaatgatgatgatgccACAAAAAGAGATTCTCAAATTGCAGATAGGTCTGCAGATATTTTGATATTTGAGTTAAATGATAGAGCAAGGGACTTGGAAGAGCCAACTTTACACTCTGTGGATGAACAAAAGTACAGGGAGGGATGTTCTATCCATCCTGAATTGAATTCTTTGCTTTGGCCATTGAAACAGAAACAGTCTGGTTGCAGTGTGAGAAGGAAGTCCATACTTGTTAAAAAGTCACGTTCCGTTAATGCACTTGTTGAGGATGCCAACCTTGAAGAGGCCTCTCAAATTAAACACAGTGAACAGTCAACTTGCAGAGCACAATGTCTTATCAAGGATAAGTGTCTTGAAGAAAAATATTCTTTAAATGATGATGAAGTAACAGTATGTTCTAAGAAGAGGTGCCTTGATCTTAAATATGGAATGATGAGTCTTGAAGGAGAATGTGCTGAAGCTCACACCGAGGATGTATCATCACTAGGATGTTGCTTTCAAATGGAAAATATTCCTGGGACAGAAATCCCAGGATTAAAGCGCTACAATTTGAGACACTCCACAAT ttCTTTCAGTGTGCGTGCGGTTGCAGCATCTCAAGCATTGGCCTGTCGAACTAAACAAAAGAGAAAAGGAGTGCTTGAATTGTCGCTTGAAAACAAGGTCTTGAAGGTTGCCAGGCGTGATGGTGAAGGAGCTGAAAGTCATGCATCTGCTAGTGAGACCCTCAGAAGTGACATAAGAAATTCATGA
- the LOC103979943 gene encoding uncharacterized protein LOC103979943 has translation MAASSSFSAFASLSRRLRAPPTSHPLLLPAAVRFSSSSSSSSSSSSSDADSEDFPSNTDETSHPSLSSPSAAASAVEDATAVGETPQRLRPFQRPLENGLDQGVYKAILVGKVGQRPVQKNLRSGRAVVLFSLGTGGIRNNRRPLDNEEPREYAERCAVQWHRVSVYPDRLGSLALKHVKPGSILYLEGNLETKVFSDPISGLVRRIREVAIRRDGRLVFLGDEGKAAESDQRDPKNVGYY, from the exons ATGgccgcttcctcttccttctccgcgTTCGCGTCCCTCTCCAGGCGCCTCCGCGCTCCTCCTACTAGTCACCCGCTTCTCCTCCCCGCCGCCGtacgcttctcctcctcctcctcctcctcctcttcctcttcctcctccgacgccGACTCAGAAGATTTCCCCTCGAACACGGACGAAACCTCTCACCCTTCACTTTCctccccctccgccgccgcctccgctgtCGAAGATGCCACAGCCGTCGGCGAGACCCCCCAGCGGCTTCGTCCTTTCCAGCGCCCCCTAGAGAACGGCCTTGATCAAGGCGTTTACAAG GCGATCCTTGTGGGGAAGGTGGGACAGCGGCCGGTGCAGAAGAACCTGAGGAGCGGGCGCGCCGTGGTTCTCTTCTCGCTGGGGACTGGAGGGATCCGGAACAACCGCCGGCCTCTTGACAATGAGGAGCCGAGAGAGTATGCAGAACGGTGCGCTGTGCAGTGGCACAGGGTCAGTGTGTACCCTGACAGGCTCGGCAGCCTCGCCCTCAAGCACGTCAAGCCTGG GTCGATTTTGTATTTGGAGGGCAACCTGGAGACTAAAGtctttagtgacccaattagtggaCTTGTTAGGCGCATAAGAGAAGTTGCAATCCGCCGTGATG GTCGGCTTGTTTTTCTTGGTGATGAAGGCAAGGCTGCTGAATCTGATCAAAGAGATCCAAAAAACGTTGGTTATTACTGA
- the LOC135633675 gene encoding nuclear matrix constituent protein 1-like isoform X3, whose product MLAPQKKGLFLSPRAVAARRNGPAQSSFGNWGGVVPGTRKGREVVAGNAIPQPEELPLCGDGEDREKEQSEAQVWRRFREAGFLDEAVLQRRDREALVRRISELEKELYQYQYHMGLLLIEKKEWAVKYDKLRQEMSEAAQLQKCMQAAHIVAVAEFEKSEGNLRRAMGFQRQSIIHLEKALNDMHAEIAEVKLDSQKKLSEAHTLEATIEEKCLEIKEKQHSLDARLAKVSQKSSEVDRRLEDVEAREHELFKQTSSFIAEKKAFEKDLSRQRENLRAWEQQLQDNQKKLGKWHSTENQREMETNERDNTFRKKEKELEEARKTLEISNELIKLKEEDMCMRIGALDAKEKEALLKQEFLEKKENELLAIEEQLNNKERVEIQKITDFHNSILESQKDEFELETEKTKRAVNEQLQGRIEEVAHKEIILENRERELFKKEQLLEREIGNLKNREKENDIMLSAVKVSIENEKEEMRQGRGKLEKEWELLGERRLSLEEGLKQLFDEKERFDQWRCTEEERLRKENPEVSIHAQMDLEDSISDEEAFKDKTTHQKMDVLEVFNSENAHVVYEIMQRIPEKVKETLLEKEDNSNRRSNIVLNNCKILSSLDESNILKLKEQEDQLKSEKQLLVLGKKSEAGQSTSGTLSRNNKDQVVEPAEEGDYLPASAEQLKACRYCGFEDGGDTALSGGSVEVSDQGTCPGSVKLEARIPCMQRCSRLLNFSPGKKATEHSEKSVCLDGEPLEHEDNLEPGPLPGDVNAFQWAQSAGGVQYNAEPERSNNDDDATKRDSQIADRSADILIFELNDRARDLEEPTLHSVDEQKYREGCSIHPELNSLLWPLKQKQSGCSVRRKSILVKKSRSVNALVEDANLEEASQIKHSEQSTCRAQCLIKDKCLEEKYSLNDDEVTVCSKKRCLDLKYGMMSLEGECAEAHTEDVSSLGCCFQMENIPGTEIPGLKRYNLRHSTIISSIGLSN is encoded by the exons ATGCTTGCACCGCAGAAGAAGGGTTTGTTTCTTTCGCCCAGGGCTGTCGCAGCGCGGAGGAATGGGCCTGCGCAATCAAGTTTTGGTAATTGGGGCGGCGTGGTACCTGGCACGAGGAAAGGAAGGGAGGTGGTGGCCGGGAACGCGATTCCTCAACCGGAGGAGCTTCCTTTATGTGGTGATGGCGAGGATCGTGAGAAAGAACAGAGCGAGGCGCAGGTGTGGAGGCGGTTTAGAGAAGCGGGGTTTCTTGATGAGGCGGTGTTGCAGAGGAGGGACAGAGAAGCACTCGTTCGAAGAATATCCGAGCTTGAGAAAGAG CTTTATCAGTACCAGTATCATATGGGGCTCCTTTTGATAGAGAAGAAGGAATGGGCTGTTAAATATGATAAGTTAAGGCAAGAAATGTCTGAGGCAGCACAACTTCAAAAGTGTATGCAAGCAGCACACATTGTTGCTGTTGCTGAATTTGAAAAGAGTGAGGGAAATTTGAGGCGGGCTATGGGCTTTCAGAGGCAGTCCATCATTCAT CTTGAGAAGGCTTTGAATGATATGCATGCTGAAATTGCTGAGGTTAAATTGGATTCCCAGAAGAAACTGTCTGAAGCACATACTCTTGAGGCCACTATCGAAGAGAAATGCCTGGAGATCAAAGAAAAGCAACATTCTTTGGATGCTAGATTGGCAAAAGTGAGCCAGAAAAGTTCAGAGGTAGATAGAAGATTAGAGGATGTGGAGGCTCGTGAGCATGAACTTTTTAAACAAACCTCATCCTTTATTGCTGA GAAAAAAGCATTTGAGAAGGATCTTTCTCGACAAAGAGAGAACTTGCGGGCTTGGGAACAGCAGCTGCAGGACAATCAGAAGAAGCTTGGCAAGTGGCATAGCACTGAAAACCAGAGAGAGATGGAGACAAATGAGAGAGACAACACCTttaggaagaaagaaaaggaacttGAGGAGGCACGGAAAACCTTGGAGATCTCCAATGAATTGATTAAATTGAAAGAAGAGGATATGTGCATGAGAATTGGAGCTTTAGATGCTAAAGAAAAA GAAGCTCTTCTAAAGCAAGAGTTTCTAGAGAAGAAAGAGAATGAGTTACTTGCCATTGAAGAACAGCTAAACAATAAGGAAAGA GTGGAGATCCAGAAAATCACTGATTTCCATAATTCCATCCTAGAGTCTCAAAAAGACGAGTTTGAGTTGGAGACAGAGAAGACGAAAAGAGCTGTTAATGAACAACTGCAAGGGAGAATTGAAGAGGTGGCACATAAGGAAATTATACTtgagaacagagagagagagcttttcaAGAAAGAACAACTTTTGGAGAGAGAAATtgggaacttgaagaacagagagaAAGAAAATGATATAATGTTGAGTGCCGTGAAAGTATCAATtgaaaatgaaaaagaagaaatgagacAAGGAAGGGGCAAACTTGAGAAAGAGTGGGAATTGTTAGGTGAGAGAAGATTGTCACTAGAAGAAGGTTTGAAGCAGCTCTTTgatgaaaaagaaagatttgatCAATGGAGATGCACTGAAGAGGAAAGACTGAGAAAGGAGAATCCGGAGGTGAGCATTCATGCCCAGATGGATTTAGAGGATTCTATATCGGATGAAGAGGCCTTCAAGGATAAAACAACACATCAGAAGATGGATGTTCTTGAAGTATTCAACAGTGAAAATGCTCATGTTGTTTATGAAATTATGCAGAGAATCCCAGAGAAAGTTAAGGAAACATTGCTTGAAAAGGAGGATAATTCTAACAGGAGAAGCAACATTGTTCTAAACAATTGCAAGATTTTGAGCAGTTTAGATGAATCAAATATTCTGAAGTTGAAAGAGCAGGAGGATCAGTTAAAAAGTGAGAAACAGCTTTTAGTTCTTGGAAAGAAAAGTGAAGCTGGCCAATCTACATCAGGAACCCTAAGCCGGAACAATAAGGACCAAGTGGTAGAACCTGCAGAGGAGGGTGACTATTTGCCTGCATCAGCTGAGCAGCTTAAGGCTTGCAGGTACTGTGGATTTGAGGATGGAGGGGACACAGCATTGTCAGGTGGAAGTGTTGAAGTAtctgatcagggaacttgccctgGATCTGTCAAACTGGAAGCACGAATACCATGTATGCAAAGATGTTCGAGATTGTTGAATTTTTCTCCTGGTAAAAAAGCTACAGAACACAGTGAAAAGTCTGTTTGTCTTGATGGAGAACCTTTAGAGCATGAAGACAATCTTGAGCCTGGGCCACTGCCTGGAGATGTTAATGCTTTCCAGTGGGCTCAGTCTGCCGGTGGAGTCCAGTACAATGCAGAACCAGAAAGAtcaaacaatgatgatgatgccACAAAAAGAGATTCTCAAATTGCAGATAGGTCTGCAGATATTTTGATATTTGAGTTAAATGATAGAGCAAGGGACTTGGAAGAGCCAACTTTACACTCTGTGGATGAACAAAAGTACAGGGAGGGATGTTCTATCCATCCTGAATTGAATTCTTTGCTTTGGCCATTGAAACAGAAACAGTCTGGTTGCAGTGTGAGAAGGAAGTCCATACTTGTTAAAAAGTCACGTTCCGTTAATGCACTTGTTGAGGATGCCAACCTTGAAGAGGCCTCTCAAATTAAACACAGTGAACAGTCAACTTGCAGAGCACAATGTCTTATCAAGGATAAGTGTCTTGAAGAAAAATATTCTTTAAATGATGATGAAGTAACAGTATGTTCTAAGAAGAGGTGCCTTGATCTTAAATATGGAATGATGAGTCTTGAAGGAGAATGTGCTGAAGCTCACACCGAGGATGTATCATCACTAGGATGTTGCTTTCAAATGGAAAATATTCCTGGGACAGAAATCCCAGGATTAAAGCGCTACAATTTGAGACACTCCACAAT CATCTCAAGCATTGGCCTGTCGAACTAA
- the LOC135633675 gene encoding nuclear matrix constituent protein 1-like isoform X2, which yields MLAPQKKGLFLSPRAVAARRNGPAQSSFGNWGGVVPGTRKGREVVAGNAIPQPEELPLCGDGEDREKEQSEAQVWRRFREAGFLDEAVLQRRDREALVRRISELEKELYQYQYHMGLLLIEKKEWAVKYDKLRQEMSEAAQLQKCMQAAHIVAVAEFEKSEGNLRRAMGFQRQSIIHLEKALNDMHAEIAEVKLDSQKKLSEAHTLEATIEEKCLEIKEKQHSLDARLAKVSQKSSEVDRRLEDVEAREHELFKQTSSFIAEKKAFEKDLSRQRENLRAWEQQLQDNQKKLGKWHSTENQREMETNERDNTFRKKEKELEEARKTLEISNELIKLKEEDMCMRIGALDAKEKEALLKQEFLEKKENELLAIEEQLNNKERVEIQKITDFHNSILESQKDEFELETEKTKRAVNEQLQGRIEEVAHKEIILENRERELFKKEQLLEREIGNLKNREKENDIMLSAVKVSIENEKEEMRQGRGKLEKEWELLGERRLSLEEGLKQLFDEKERFDQWRCTEEERLRKENPEVSIHAQMDLEDSISDEEAFKDKTTHQKMDVLEVFNSENAHVVYEIMQRIPEKVKETLLEKEDNSNRRSNIVLNNCKILSSLDESNILKLKEQEDQLKSEKQLLVLGKKSEAGQSTSGTLSRNNKDQVVEPAEEGDYLPASAEQLKACRYCGFEDGGDTALSGGSVEVSDQGTCPGSVKLEARIPCMQRCSRLLNFSPGKKATEHSEKSVCLDGEPLEHEDNLEPGPLPGDVNAFQWAQSAGGVQYNAEPERSNNDDDATKRDSQIADRSADILIFELNDRARDLEEPTLHSVDEQKYREGCSIHPELNSLLWPLKQKQSGCSVRRKSILVKKSRSVNALVEDANLEEASQIKHSEQSTCRAQCLIKDKCLEEKYSLNDDEVTVCSKKRCLDLKYGMMSLEGECAEAHTEDVSSLGCCFQMENIPGTEIPGLKRYNLRHSTIVRAVAASQALACRTKQKRKGVLELSLENKVLKVARRDGEGAESHASASETLRSDIRNS from the exons ATGCTTGCACCGCAGAAGAAGGGTTTGTTTCTTTCGCCCAGGGCTGTCGCAGCGCGGAGGAATGGGCCTGCGCAATCAAGTTTTGGTAATTGGGGCGGCGTGGTACCTGGCACGAGGAAAGGAAGGGAGGTGGTGGCCGGGAACGCGATTCCTCAACCGGAGGAGCTTCCTTTATGTGGTGATGGCGAGGATCGTGAGAAAGAACAGAGCGAGGCGCAGGTGTGGAGGCGGTTTAGAGAAGCGGGGTTTCTTGATGAGGCGGTGTTGCAGAGGAGGGACAGAGAAGCACTCGTTCGAAGAATATCCGAGCTTGAGAAAGAG CTTTATCAGTACCAGTATCATATGGGGCTCCTTTTGATAGAGAAGAAGGAATGGGCTGTTAAATATGATAAGTTAAGGCAAGAAATGTCTGAGGCAGCACAACTTCAAAAGTGTATGCAAGCAGCACACATTGTTGCTGTTGCTGAATTTGAAAAGAGTGAGGGAAATTTGAGGCGGGCTATGGGCTTTCAGAGGCAGTCCATCATTCAT CTTGAGAAGGCTTTGAATGATATGCATGCTGAAATTGCTGAGGTTAAATTGGATTCCCAGAAGAAACTGTCTGAAGCACATACTCTTGAGGCCACTATCGAAGAGAAATGCCTGGAGATCAAAGAAAAGCAACATTCTTTGGATGCTAGATTGGCAAAAGTGAGCCAGAAAAGTTCAGAGGTAGATAGAAGATTAGAGGATGTGGAGGCTCGTGAGCATGAACTTTTTAAACAAACCTCATCCTTTATTGCTGA GAAAAAAGCATTTGAGAAGGATCTTTCTCGACAAAGAGAGAACTTGCGGGCTTGGGAACAGCAGCTGCAGGACAATCAGAAGAAGCTTGGCAAGTGGCATAGCACTGAAAACCAGAGAGAGATGGAGACAAATGAGAGAGACAACACCTttaggaagaaagaaaaggaacttGAGGAGGCACGGAAAACCTTGGAGATCTCCAATGAATTGATTAAATTGAAAGAAGAGGATATGTGCATGAGAATTGGAGCTTTAGATGCTAAAGAAAAA GAAGCTCTTCTAAAGCAAGAGTTTCTAGAGAAGAAAGAGAATGAGTTACTTGCCATTGAAGAACAGCTAAACAATAAGGAAAGA GTGGAGATCCAGAAAATCACTGATTTCCATAATTCCATCCTAGAGTCTCAAAAAGACGAGTTTGAGTTGGAGACAGAGAAGACGAAAAGAGCTGTTAATGAACAACTGCAAGGGAGAATTGAAGAGGTGGCACATAAGGAAATTATACTtgagaacagagagagagagcttttcaAGAAAGAACAACTTTTGGAGAGAGAAATtgggaacttgaagaacagagagaAAGAAAATGATATAATGTTGAGTGCCGTGAAAGTATCAATtgaaaatgaaaaagaagaaatgagacAAGGAAGGGGCAAACTTGAGAAAGAGTGGGAATTGTTAGGTGAGAGAAGATTGTCACTAGAAGAAGGTTTGAAGCAGCTCTTTgatgaaaaagaaagatttgatCAATGGAGATGCACTGAAGAGGAAAGACTGAGAAAGGAGAATCCGGAGGTGAGCATTCATGCCCAGATGGATTTAGAGGATTCTATATCGGATGAAGAGGCCTTCAAGGATAAAACAACACATCAGAAGATGGATGTTCTTGAAGTATTCAACAGTGAAAATGCTCATGTTGTTTATGAAATTATGCAGAGAATCCCAGAGAAAGTTAAGGAAACATTGCTTGAAAAGGAGGATAATTCTAACAGGAGAAGCAACATTGTTCTAAACAATTGCAAGATTTTGAGCAGTTTAGATGAATCAAATATTCTGAAGTTGAAAGAGCAGGAGGATCAGTTAAAAAGTGAGAAACAGCTTTTAGTTCTTGGAAAGAAAAGTGAAGCTGGCCAATCTACATCAGGAACCCTAAGCCGGAACAATAAGGACCAAGTGGTAGAACCTGCAGAGGAGGGTGACTATTTGCCTGCATCAGCTGAGCAGCTTAAGGCTTGCAGGTACTGTGGATTTGAGGATGGAGGGGACACAGCATTGTCAGGTGGAAGTGTTGAAGTAtctgatcagggaacttgccctgGATCTGTCAAACTGGAAGCACGAATACCATGTATGCAAAGATGTTCGAGATTGTTGAATTTTTCTCCTGGTAAAAAAGCTACAGAACACAGTGAAAAGTCTGTTTGTCTTGATGGAGAACCTTTAGAGCATGAAGACAATCTTGAGCCTGGGCCACTGCCTGGAGATGTTAATGCTTTCCAGTGGGCTCAGTCTGCCGGTGGAGTCCAGTACAATGCAGAACCAGAAAGAtcaaacaatgatgatgatgccACAAAAAGAGATTCTCAAATTGCAGATAGGTCTGCAGATATTTTGATATTTGAGTTAAATGATAGAGCAAGGGACTTGGAAGAGCCAACTTTACACTCTGTGGATGAACAAAAGTACAGGGAGGGATGTTCTATCCATCCTGAATTGAATTCTTTGCTTTGGCCATTGAAACAGAAACAGTCTGGTTGCAGTGTGAGAAGGAAGTCCATACTTGTTAAAAAGTCACGTTCCGTTAATGCACTTGTTGAGGATGCCAACCTTGAAGAGGCCTCTCAAATTAAACACAGTGAACAGTCAACTTGCAGAGCACAATGTCTTATCAAGGATAAGTGTCTTGAAGAAAAATATTCTTTAAATGATGATGAAGTAACAGTATGTTCTAAGAAGAGGTGCCTTGATCTTAAATATGGAATGATGAGTCTTGAAGGAGAATGTGCTGAAGCTCACACCGAGGATGTATCATCACTAGGATGTTGCTTTCAAATGGAAAATATTCCTGGGACAGAAATCCCAGGATTAAAGCGCTACAATTTGAGACACTCCACAAT TGTGCGTGCGGTTGCAGCATCTCAAGCATTGGCCTGTCGAACTAAACAAAAGAGAAAAGGAGTGCTTGAATTGTCGCTTGAAAACAAGGTCTTGAAGGTTGCCAGGCGTGATGGTGAAGGAGCTGAAAGTCATGCATCTGCTAGTGAGACCCTCAGAAGTGACATAAGAAATTCATGA